TCTATGATAGACTACTTATTCCAAGACCAAACCATGTTCCCAAAGAATATACTAAAAGATATTCTGAGATATCTTATATATATTCTGAGATATATGCTAACAAATACAACATAACAGTTctacaaatatattttaaatgacaaGACTGATTATAACGTGGGCACAATAAGGCACGGGCTTGCAAGATAGgccatttctttaatttttttataacGCCCTCATAAATCCTGTCCATTACACTCTATTTGccaatataataatatatatataaaacacacacatagaaacaatcactttttggcacaagaagggagaattttattttaaatatgcattaaaatatatgttactgttattattatgtCCGACAGGTGGCGCAGAAGAGTTCAGAATTGTACTGAGTTGGAAAATATTCATGACTATAATTTCAGACGACTTCGCTACTTCTATGTTCCACACAAATATACAAACCCTACTTTAGAAATTGGAAAAATATATTTGAGAAATATCAGCAACGCTGAGGAAAGGCCCTCAGTATCTGCATTTGCGATTCGCTTAGGAACGCAGCAAAAATGAAGACATTCATTCATCTAATTTGAATCTTTTAAgcccatttatttattcatttttaaccaGCTAATGGCACATTTTTACGCATTTCTCTGCTATTTTACCAACAGCAGGATGGCCAGTTTGATTACAGTCACCAACCTTTATATTTTGGTTTGAGAGCCTCTCACTTCTTGCAGTGTTCGCTCCGCCTTCTCGCCTGTCTCCGGCGCTGCGCTTTAAATAGCAGCTGTTTAAAAGCTCCTCACCATTCTCCCGTCTGCCGTGCAGCACGCAGTCCCCAATCGGCACCGCAGTCCTCCCCTTCCATCCACACATTTCTTTAATAACACTCCTGCACATTACGCTATGTCGGCCGCCAGCACCGAAACCAGTGCCCCTCTGCCCACTGCCGGCAGCCGTGTTTTCTTCCAAGGTGCGCCCGGAGTGGGCTGCGTGGGGTCCGGACCCATCAATGGGGAAGACCCGGTCCAGAAGAAGCAGGGCAAAGTGACCGTGAAGTACGACAGGAAAGAGCTGCGGAAAAGACTTGTCCTGGAGGAGTGGATCATCGAGCAGCTCAGCGTGTTGTATGACTGTGAGGTAAGTCGAAAGAAACTCCAAAGCCGCACACGGTTGTGCGCTCTTGTCACCGAGACGGCTGGACAATGAACAGCCCTGGATGAAAAAAAGTGGTCCTGCATAGCTGCTTTGTTGTTCTTTGAgaggttgtgtttttaaatcttatcttTTTGTCGCCTTCAAAGACGATTAATCGAAACCGCTTTATACATTTCTCCTGTTTGGTCGACTTTgctttttatgttcagtttcagtaTGGATTAGGCAGAACTGCAGCAGCCGGACTACCAGCTAAAATATCTggtgtctctctgtgctctgCAGCACTCATACCAGCTGGCTTGGAGATACAAAGCTGTGTGGTTCTCATGTGTCATGTCCCGTGTAATTTTCTCCCTTGTTAAGAAAAAAGAGGAATGGCTGGCTCCACGAGGCTGAAAGACAGGCGAGAGAGAAACCGCACGTTTGCGCTTTTTACGCACCAGTCGCGTTGGCCATGAACGACCGAGACGCGCTTTGTCTCATTATTCAGTGTGTATCGAACGAGGAACCACATCCTCACGCGCCTCTGTGAGATCAGCCCATGTAACAGACATCCATCCACCTCGCGTGCATTTACCTCTCCATCCTCGAGAGCGAAACCTCACAGGCTTATGATGTGATGGTAGTTTTCTCCGCGTGCTGCGTGCGTAGACAGCACGCGCTGGAAACGAGTATTGTGGCAAATTTCTGCCACAATACTCGTTGAGGGGGACAAAAGGGGTGCAGAAAGAGAGCCGATCTATAAGTCATGTCCAAGTGAACAGAGCCAGACCTGGGGGAAGGGGGAGATAAGAAGGGCAGTGGGTTAAGGACGAGCTGATACTGTGACTTTCGTTAACAGCCAATCAGCTCCTCTGACTCTGATTCCCCCACACCTTCAAGCTGAAGGTCTCCACAACCATGCACACATACAGCCTTACAGTAGGCCTGTCGCCACCgactcagccaatcagagactAAATAGGGGTCTGCGAGCATGTATGCACATGTGCATGAATCAGGCAACACAGAGGAGctgaattttatttaaacataagGTACAGGTGTGGGGACATGAGTATGTCTCATGTCTGCAGTTGTGGATGCGCATGTGGTTGTTAATGAATGCAGTATGTTGACTCTAACAGTAAATCTGAGTGCAgtatgtgtgtgaatatgcagaAAGGAAACTTTTGTTGAAATTACAGCAGGATGCTGAATGTCATAATGTCTTTTTCAGTAGTTTGTTCTTCTGCTATTTCTTTCCCACATTTAATGCATATAGACCTCATGCATGCCTTTTGCACGTAGAAGTGCCTTAGTATGATTTATATAGCTGTCATTTTGTTTGCaagctttctgttttttatggttCTGCTTTGGTTCTTCCCTGGGTTTCTCAGAGTCTGCCTGAGAGCAGACTAGTTTCAATTTCAAAGCCATCCGAGGTCtcgggctgtgtgtcggactgTCATCAGCAGGTGTGCTTGATCTACACAGAGGTGACTGGAGTATTTGATGTTTGACGACGGCTGGAGTGCACTGGCCCAGCGCCGATCTGTATTTTGGACTGTGATTTGCTTCATGCAAATGGATATTTAGataaacaggaaaacacagtAGATCAAGCATGTACGCAAGCTCTCGTGATTTCCAGACAGAAAGAATTCAACACTTTTCTAAGAAAACACTGCTTTTGGTCGACTTCAGTTTAATGACAGAGTCCCTGCAGTGTAGATTTCAACAAAGATATTCCCAGCAGCCTTACACCTCCTCATATCATGTCTTTCACACGGCAAATGGGATAATATCACATGGTAATCCCCTGGCTCACTGGTGTTGGCAGTCTGATGTCACACTGGATGCTGGAATGAGATCGGTGTTGTTGACTAGTGTTAGAAAGACACGGGCCTGATAATGAAATGAAACCAACACATCATAATACTCCATTATTTTGACACAGTGTCACTCTGCTGCATTGTTCaatgctttctttcacacaacactgaaaaaaatattcttttCCCTCATAAAGATGAAGCAAATATTTTGCATAAGGTGGAACTGAAATAGATAAAATCCAAGGtctatatattcaaataattaatcattaaggAAAATCTGGGCTTAAATTGTTTTTTGAGTTTATGCACATTCATGTTCATTCGTGAATAGCAGTGTTTAAGCAGGTGGCTCATGGCTTTGCTGCTGATGTTTGCTCAAATGACTGTAAGCATGAAGTCACACCCACTTCATGCCTGTTAATACCTCAAGAGCAGGACCCAAGATAGACCAAGGTGTGTATTTTGTGAACATATAAAGACATCTTTTGTTTAagcaataaaatgaaaatgtaagcaTTCGTGGGAAACTTGTGCTGTAATAATATTGCAACTTTGATTTTATATTGATTAAATAAACCAGATATACATTTAGCCATGCAGGATGCCAAATTCTGATATGGAGAGCGGCTGGCTTGTTGATAGCTAAATGGTAAACAGAGCagtacttttctactctaactgagcactcaaagcacctTTTATAAAATCTTCATTCATCCAATCACGCACACAGTCTAGCCGGCAGGtgaaccaccgaccttccgaTTGGAAGACAATCCTCTACCTCCTGAGTCACAGCTGCCCctagtttttattcttttccagtctttctgtttAAGTTACTCCGGTAGTGGGTGACAGGAGAGTATTACCGGACTTCTAAGGAGACAAGTGAATATTCTCTCTTATCTCGAAACCATCCTTTAATCTTAAAATGAACAAGATATCAAAATATCAAATTTGCCTTTTTGGCTTCATCTCATATATACATTTGTTCCCTAAGCCTCTGTCTTTGTccacccctccctctctccctctctgcctccTCTCTGGGTGAGAGGATAACAGAAGGTGAGTTCTGTCAGAGATGGATTCCCCTCTGCTCTCACGGGACACGTTGCCTCTGTTCATTTTGGTGTTCAAAGGACAGGGAGGAGaaaaagcagagagaaaaaaagcaggaGGGGATGACCCGAAGAGAGAGAGGCGCTAGAAAGCTGAGGGCCTAAGTGCTCCCACTGCAGCTCTTAATATAGTGAAAGCCTTGACTATATTATAGGCTCATTGTAGTGCCCAAAGAAATTACTCACCGTTATATTACTTTATATGTGTAAAAGTATTAAAGCTTGAAGTGTTAATGGAACTTTTAACATCTAAGTTCACACTATGAAACACTTAACCCACAACCTCTCCTAGGGCTGCACCATTATTACCTAAATGATAATcatagttatttttttaaaatcaatattcagtttttagtcaaaattattcatttatgctagtgacaacatttttttattgcaaAGTCGTGAAAACTTAACCCTGCTTTCACATCCATTTTGTGTGACATCCCTGCAAATGTACAAATGCATCCAAATTAGCCCTCCTCACCCACCTAAAGTGAGTGCATCTCTTAGAAAAAGTcaaaaaataagcaaaacatAAATAACCTAAAACAAAATCCAGTCAACATGGCACTGCTTCCTGTTAATTAAAGCATCTTTGCAGACAAATACAGTGTTTATTCACCTCTGCTAAGTGCATTTGTattaagcaaaatataaagtctTTCATTCTATTCGGTGCCTCTGCATAATAGATGTTAATAAAACTCAAAGCAAAGACAGCTTTGAGACCCCTCTATATCTCCCTGGCAATGTTTTGCATAGGAAATAACATATGTTTTGTCCAGTAACTTGACCACTTTTCTGAAACCCTCGTTTCTCACAGTGCTTATTGGATTCACTTTGCATTGTTTCTCTTGGCCTTCATGCATTAATTACACTGCAGATGGTGGCGTCTTTTCACCCAGTCGAATAACTTAAGGGAAGATTATGGTTCACCAGCAGTCGAGTTGAACCATAATCTTTCTGATGGGGGCATGTGGCGTGGCTGGTCTGTTGGCCGCTCTTGCTGGTGCTGTTATTGGTCCATCAGCCAGAAGGGCAAATATAACATTATATGTAACATTCAAACAGCTGAAACCGAGTGTTAAAAACAGTGAACAGTGTCCACTGTAGTCACTGTGTGTTATTTTCATGCTGTTTCATGCATTTCTGGTGGTTCTGCTGTCGCTTCCTTCCCTGTTCCGGCCCACTTGTCAACCAAGCAGCATTTGACCGTCACACAGCCTCATCCATGTTGAACAAAGTGCAGTTGGGATTTAGGAGCAGCAACTCTACAGCGCTCTTTTATTGCTCCTTGGTTTACCTTCGAGGGATTCAGCCTCTGCTGTGCCAAATATTCCAATTCTGTTGTATTTCTGTCCTCTAACATAGTACTCGACCAGACTTGTCAAAGAAACGTCAAGCTCCGTGGTGCAGGGAACAGCTGTGATTGACTTGTGCGGGTTTATTTGCAGGAAGCCAAAATCATGATTGAGATTCGATTAACTGTGTGATGCCGTAGCCTCTCCCACAGTCAGAGACTTGAGTAGACTCTGTTGGACTGCAGATTAACGCCGAGGCCAAGCCGAGGTGATTAAAAGGCAGAGTTTGTCAGCACAGCGACGAGACCGTCTGTCTGAGAGCACCTGAGAGCAATCGATGAATGAGGAGAAGCTTTAGGCCTTTATTTGGTGTGTAAGAGAAGGAGAGAATAACCGAGACAAACAGATTGCTAGAGCAGTAAATATGTTGTTGGCTTGTGTACCAAGCTCTATGTGTGTGTTCTTCGGGGGGCGTATGCTGTAGAATAAGGGGAGAAAGACACTGTAATGCCCTACTTTTCCGTGGCTCAGCTTTAATAGAGCCCCACTCAATGAAGCTCATTCATGTGCACAGGCACAGACACTGCCAGCATACAACACTTGGCCCTGAGgccttgtgtgtgtttatgtctgcGTCCATGGGTGTGAATAAGGCCGTGTGGGCTTTTGGGGGCCATAATATCCGTGGCTGAGCAGTCGGGGGTACTTTCCATGCATTGATAAGCATcaggacacacacatacactcacaggTCAGTGTACAGACCAAATGGAGCACAGACACTTGAGGAAGAAGCATTTTTGTTCTGGATAATACTAATGTTTCTGTCTCCTGCTCCTTTTCTCATCACCACAATAACAGCGGTTGTTTAATTTCTACACTGTTTTGTGTAGGAGGGTCCCCAGGCGGCCTTTGTGTGCTTTGGTAGTGGACAGTGGAATCTGGATTCTGTCCCCCTAGCATCAACTTcctggcagaaaaaaaagaacatcattATCTCTCTCCGTCTGCATCATTAtcccctcctccctctgctTCTCCTGTGACCTTCTCGTTTGccttttgtgcatgtgtgtatctgtgtgtgtgtgtgcgcgcgcgctttttttccccccccataTTGGGAAGCAGGAACAGTCATATACAGTATCGTGCAAGGCTCGTGTGGTAGCTGCTGGGGAGAAGTAAAGAGTGCAATTCAAGCCAAGTCATTAGTGGTGTTCAATAGGTTTAGCAATACCATGCTGAGGGTGAACACGCATATCGGCATATACAAAGACAGGAGCATTATGTTACCACTGAAGTTACTGGATATACTGCATGTATACACAAACAGGTACGTGCAGGCACTAGTTTAACATTGTGggtcttttattttctgttttgcaaGCCTGTGAAAATGTGAATTCACCACCCACAGCAGTTGATGGATGTGATTCCCCTCAGTGATCAATCGAACAGGTCTCACTCTGATTGATGACAGGATGCTGGCTGAGCTGCACTGCCTCATTATTCTGAAAACTGGTGATCTTTGCTACAACCTCTGGGTCTGTTTCACACCGATcaaatgtgctttttaaaatctgtgaAAGGTCGAGATTACACAAGAAGGTGGGTCTAAGAAGGAGGAAAGAGGGGACAAACCTGGATCCAGAATGACCACCATTTAGTAAGTTATCACTGCCAAGACTGGCAGACCCACTCATTAGGAGATTTCGCCGGTAAATTGGATAATTGTTTTAATGAGTGACCCTGATGTGTTTATGGATCTGGCGAGGAAGGTCGCTGTTGTGTTTACTTATCTTCCATTCAAATTACACGGGCAAAAATAGAAACCGATGGGGTCTGTGTCGGACCACGTGCTGGCGCATTTCGCATACCACCTGCAGACACATGCATGTGCTGCTAAACAAATCAGAGGTGTTGA
The genomic region above belongs to Pelmatolapia mariae isolate MD_Pm_ZW linkage group LG15, Pm_UMD_F_2, whole genome shotgun sequence and contains:
- the ppp1r14c gene encoding protein phosphatase 1 regulatory subunit 14C, with the translated sequence MSAASTETSAPLPTAGSRVFFQGAPGVGCVGSGPINGEDPVQKKQGKVTVKYDRKELRKRLVLEEWIIEQLSVLYDCEEEEMPEVEIDIDDLLEVNSDDERASKLQESLIDCYKPTENFVRELLGRIRGMRKLSAPTKKGL